A genomic window from Diospyros lotus cultivar Yz01 chromosome 2, ASM1463336v1, whole genome shotgun sequence includes:
- the LOC127795686 gene encoding M phase phosphoprotein 10: protein MAASIGTGNLEAFRRLKSAEPLLYLSPNPELSHAARTASQHVYSSIKPFTPKLPLDHLLVDGFDAEQIWEQIDLQFHPIVSSLRRELKKFEKNPEEILKPFGMEKEEEEEDLERVSEDFDGLESAGVEDEDLGFDDEDEEEEEEEDEEIDGDEKGEEGVGEEDDGYEDGVGGVEDKFLKIKELEEYLEDDEAREYGMEKRKRRNDSNKVPLGDEEDGEEDDEDEDEEGDGEDNDLDIFGDEMDDEEEGEDEMEHARYEDFFGSKKKNDQKRKSKLIDGSDGLGMDAEQEDDRAFRNQEQNLSTHEKELQKLQSEIEKMEKANLEPKTWTMQGEVTAAKRPKNSALEVDLDFEHNMRPAPVITEEVTASLEELIQKRILEGHFDDVKKAPMLPSKAPKELKELDENKSKKGLAEIYEEEYVQKTGLVSAALSFSDEQKKEASMLFKKLCLKLDALSHFHFAPKPVIEDMSIQTNVPALAMEEIAPLAVSDAAMLAPEEVFAGKGDIKEEIELTKAERKRRRASKKRKFKAESVKKMAINTARERVHQNQMDGKREEES, encoded by the exons ATGGCGGCTTCAATCGGAACTGGTAACTTAGAAGCCTTCCGCCGCCTGAAATCGGCGGAGCCACTGCTCTACCTCTCGCCAAACCCCGAGCTTTCCCACGCCGCCCGCACGGCTTCCCAGCACGTATACTCCTCCATCAAGCCCTTCACCCCCAAATTGCCCCTCGATCACCTTCTCGTCGACGGCTTCGACGCCGAACAGATTTGGGAGCAAATCGACCTCCAGTTCCACCCGATAGTTTCCAGCCTCCGCCGCGAGCTGAAGAAGTTCGAGAAGAATCCTGAAGAAATTTTGAAGCCTTTTGGTATggagaaagaggaggaggaggaggatttAGAGAGAGTAAGTGAGGATTTCGACGGATTGGAGTCGGCGGGAGTGGAAGACGAAGACTTGGGgtttgatgatgaggatgaggaagaggaagaggaagaggatgaAGAGATTGATGGTGATGAGAAAGGGGAGGAGGGCGTTGGGGAGGAAGATGATGGCTATGAGGACGGTGTTGGCGGAGTTGAAGACAAGTTTTTGAAGATAAAGGAATTAGAGGAATATTTGGAGGATGACGAAGCGAGAGAATATGGaatggagaagaggaagagaaggaatGATAGTAATAAGGTGCCACTTGGGGACGAAGAAGATGGCGAAGAAGACGATGAGGACGAGGATGAAGAAGGCGATGGTGAAGACAATGAC CTTGATATTTTTGGCGATGAGATGGATGAtgaggaagaaggggaagatgAGATGGAACATGCGAG ATATGAGGACTTCTTTggttctaaaaagaaaaatgatcagaaaagaaaatctaaatTGATTGATGGGTCAGATGGCTTGGGCATGGATGCTGAACAAGAAGATGACAGGGCTTTCAGAAATCAG gaACAAAATCTCTCTACGCATGAAAAAGAATTACAGAAGCTTCAAtctgaaatagagaaaatggagaaagcAAACTTAGAACCAAAGACTTGGACTATGCAGGGGGAG GTAACGGCTGCTAAAAGGCCAAAAAATAGTGCATTAGAAGTTGATCTGGATTTTGAACACAATATGAGACCTGCCCCTGTAATCACGGAGGAGGTTACTGCATCTCTAGAAGAGTTAATTCAGAAGCGGATACTTGAG GGGCATTTTGATGATGTTAAGAAGGCTCCAATGCTGCCATCTAAAGCACCCAAAGAATTAAAGGAGTTG GATGAGAACAAGAGCAAGAAGGGACTTGCTGAAATTTATGAG GAAGAATATGTTCAGAAAACTGGCCTAGTTTCAGCAGCATTGTCTTTTTCAGATGAACAAAAGAAAGAG GCAAGTATGCTGTTCAAGAAACTATGCTTGAAATTGGATGCTCTGTCACATTTCCACTTTGCTCCAAAACCA GTCATTGAAGATATGTCAATCCAAACAAATGTACCTGCATTGGCTATGGAAGAG ATTGCACCTCTGGCAGTATCAGATGCAGCTATGTTGGCTCCAGAGGAAGTTTTTGCTGGCAAAGGAGATattaaagaagaaatagaacTAACAAAAGCAGAAAGGAAGAGGAGAAGGGCTagcaagaagagaaaatttaaag CTGAGTCAGTGAAAAAGATGGCAATAAATACTGCACGAGAAAGGGtgcatcaaaatcaaatggaCG gaaagagagaagaagaatcaTGA